In Acidimicrobiales bacterium, the following are encoded in one genomic region:
- a CDS encoding glycosyltransferase, translated as MEVHQVLVAASAADAITNAALDLQDELRCLGPSEIFARHVDPLLAGRVHPIDRYSRHTSSKGADLIVYHASIGEPSVFSFLHQRPEPLALIYHNISPSKHWAPYDSTFAALLDTGRDELAALASRAELAVAVSEFNAGELRSLGFRNVVISPLVVDTVALRSVRPDKTMADYLSCLDGPVFLFVGQILPHKRPDWLLSAYHVLVTYLEPGAHLVLIGMDRLRSYRQALDAYIAELNLNGAHMIGRVSDESLAACYRAADVFVTASEHEGFCAPLIEAMSFDVPVLARAYGAIPETTAGAGLLLEPEDSPLVAAEAMAVLAREESVRAELVRRGRRRIRELDPTVGRTILLGHLRSVGA; from the coding sequence ATGGAGGTCCACCAGGTCCTCGTGGCGGCATCGGCGGCTGACGCCATCACCAACGCCGCGCTCGACCTCCAGGACGAGCTGCGCTGCCTGGGCCCGTCAGAGATCTTCGCCCGGCACGTCGATCCGCTCCTCGCCGGGCGGGTCCATCCCATCGATCGCTACTCGCGTCACACAAGCAGCAAGGGCGCCGATCTCATCGTGTACCACGCGTCGATCGGGGAGCCGTCGGTCTTCAGCTTCCTCCATCAACGCCCCGAGCCCCTCGCGCTCATCTACCACAACATCTCGCCCTCCAAGCACTGGGCGCCCTACGATTCGACGTTCGCCGCGCTGCTCGACACCGGGCGGGACGAGCTGGCGGCGCTCGCCTCCCGAGCGGAGCTGGCGGTGGCGGTCTCTGAGTTCAACGCTGGCGAGCTGCGATCACTGGGTTTCCGCAACGTGGTCATCAGCCCGCTCGTCGTGGACACCGTAGCCCTCCGATCGGTTCGTCCCGACAAGACCATGGCCGACTACCTGTCGTGCCTCGACGGGCCGGTGTTCCTTTTCGTCGGGCAGATCCTGCCCCACAAGCGTCCTGATTGGCTCCTGTCCGCCTACCACGTGCTGGTGACCTACCTCGAGCCTGGGGCCCACCTCGTGCTGATCGGGATGGACCGGCTGCGGTCGTACCGTCAGGCGCTCGACGCCTACATCGCCGAGCTCAACCTGAACGGGGCCCACATGATCGGCCGGGTGAGCGACGAGTCCCTCGCCGCGTGTTATCGGGCCGCCGACGTCTTCGTGACCGCGAGCGAGCACGAAGGCTTCTGTGCGCCACTCATCGAAGCCATGTCCTTCGACGTACCCGTGCTGGCGCGCGCCTACGGCGCCATTCCCGAGACGACGGCCGGTGCCGGGCTGCTTCTGGAGCCCGAGGACAGCCCGCTGGTCGCCGCCGAGGCCATGGCCGTGCTGGCCCGTGAGGAGAGCGTGCGGGCCGAGCTGGTGCGCAGGGGCCGGCGTCGCATCCGCGAGCTGGATCCGACCGTCGGCCGCACGATCCTCCTCGGTCACCTCCGGTCGGTCGGCGCGTGA
- a CDS encoding methyltransferase domain-containing protein produces the protein MDEQQRPPLPTDLDELLETLRSRVRDRREAGDYPSGLEVNLEAHFQRIVGTRASSDRSQFRAKLDRLAAFSSFSPDRIQTWSKLPGGSAIHRGVGKVTGRQTQGVLDQVQQFADALRDVLDELADTATDDHDHSHPDLVGMVDVLVERWASYERAPVESAAGMADLHRRIEALEAREARRQFRPWFKESRFAEEFRGSWDELAERYRDLAERLGQSAPVFDLGCGRGEFLTLLKELGIEASGIEIDPELAEEGRGRGLAVEQGDGLAHLATLVDGALGSIVLIQVIEHLTAQEAADLALLARDKLRPGGKLLIETVNPQSLYVFAHPFYVDPTHERPVHPAYLEFLFREAGFESIELLWRAPPPHDDVLETPADDDGVRAANVRRLNHLLFAPQDYALIATR, from the coding sequence GTGGACGAGCAGCAGCGCCCGCCCCTGCCCACCGATCTCGACGAGCTGCTCGAGACCCTGCGGAGCCGGGTCCGAGACCGCCGGGAGGCGGGAGACTATCCCTCCGGGCTGGAGGTCAACCTGGAGGCGCATTTCCAGCGGATCGTCGGGACCAGGGCCAGCTCCGACCGCTCGCAGTTCCGGGCCAAGCTGGACCGGCTCGCCGCTTTCTCGTCGTTCAGCCCCGACCGTATCCAAACATGGTCCAAGCTCCCTGGTGGCAGCGCCATCCACCGGGGGGTGGGCAAGGTCACCGGCCGCCAGACCCAGGGCGTCCTCGACCAGGTGCAGCAGTTCGCCGACGCCCTTCGGGACGTCCTCGACGAGCTCGCCGACACGGCCACTGACGACCACGACCACTCCCACCCCGACCTGGTCGGCATGGTCGACGTCCTGGTCGAGCGGTGGGCCAGCTACGAGCGGGCACCGGTCGAGTCCGCCGCCGGCATGGCCGACCTCCACCGCCGGATCGAGGCCCTCGAGGCCCGCGAGGCCCGCCGCCAGTTCCGGCCCTGGTTCAAGGAGTCCCGCTTCGCCGAGGAGTTCCGGGGGAGCTGGGACGAGCTGGCCGAACGGTATCGGGACCTGGCCGAGCGACTGGGGCAGTCGGCGCCGGTCTTCGACCTCGGGTGCGGGAGGGGCGAGTTTCTCACCCTGCTCAAGGAGCTCGGCATCGAGGCCTCGGGCATCGAGATCGATCCTGAGCTGGCCGAAGAGGGTCGGGGCCGAGGGCTCGCCGTCGAACAGGGCGACGGGCTGGCCCACCTGGCCACGCTCGTCGACGGCGCCCTCGGATCCATCGTCCTCATCCAGGTGATCGAGCACCTCACGGCCCAGGAGGCCGCAGACCTGGCACTGCTGGCCCGCGACAAGCTTCGCCCAGGGGGCAAGCTGCTGATCGAGACGGTGAACCCGCAGTCGTTGTACGTCTTCGCCCACCCCTTCTACGTCGATCCGACCCACGAGCGCCCCGTCCACCCGGCCTATCTGGAGTTCCTCTTCCGCGAGGCCGGGTTCGAGAGCATCGAGCTCCTCTGGCGCGCGCCGCCGCCCCATGACGACGTGCTGGAGACTCCAGCAGACGATGACGGCGTACGCGCTGCCAACGTCCGCCGGCTCAACCACCTGTTGTTCGCACCCCAGGACTACGCCCTCATCGCCACGCGGTGA
- a CDS encoding glycosyltransferase family 4 protein, which translates to MRPLFVVQRYGAEVAGGAEQCCREFATRLARRGHEVQVLTSCAASYVDWANSYPSGTDELDGVVLHRLPVRRPRETRLFAPLHQRVVTGRKPVPFYLQREWMRLQGPEVTGLAPWLEEHARDYDVVVFFTYLYETTFVGLPVAAHLRPTLLHPTAHDEPPLSLNLFDIIFRVPDALGFLTEEEQDLVERRFHWSGPSCVTGVGVEVDRPGDDKAFRAAFGVGERPYLLFVGRVDPHKGSQELYEYFLAYKRRNRSDLALVVLGEQVSELPAHPDVVRTGFVDEATRRGALTGALAAVVPSYFESFSMVLTEAWAERKAALVQGRCAVLAGQARRSGGAIPYGGFAEFEVAVDAIVSDRALAQALGEAGRRYVEERYRWDDVLDRYERQLRLVMDSRLAG; encoded by the coding sequence ATGCGCCCGCTGTTCGTGGTGCAGCGCTACGGCGCCGAGGTAGCGGGCGGCGCCGAGCAGTGTTGTCGCGAGTTCGCCACCCGTCTCGCTCGTCGCGGCCACGAGGTCCAGGTGCTCACTAGCTGCGCCGCCAGCTACGTGGACTGGGCCAACTCCTACCCCTCCGGCACCGATGAGCTCGACGGTGTGGTCCTCCACCGTCTACCGGTCCGCCGGCCGCGTGAGACGAGACTCTTCGCGCCCCTCCACCAGCGGGTGGTGACCGGTCGCAAGCCCGTGCCGTTCTATCTGCAGCGGGAGTGGATGCGGCTGCAGGGACCCGAGGTGACGGGGTTGGCGCCCTGGCTGGAGGAGCACGCCCGCGACTACGACGTGGTGGTCTTCTTCACCTATCTGTACGAGACAACCTTCGTGGGTCTCCCCGTCGCCGCCCACCTCCGTCCCACGTTGCTCCATCCCACCGCCCACGACGAGCCGCCGCTGTCCCTGAACCTGTTCGACATCATCTTTCGGGTCCCCGACGCGCTGGGCTTTCTCACCGAAGAGGAGCAGGACCTGGTCGAGCGTCGCTTCCACTGGAGCGGTCCGAGCTGCGTCACCGGCGTGGGTGTTGAGGTCGACCGGCCTGGGGACGACAAGGCCTTTCGGGCCGCCTTTGGGGTGGGAGAGCGCCCATACCTGCTCTTCGTGGGGCGGGTCGACCCCCACAAGGGCTCCCAGGAGCTGTACGAGTACTTCCTCGCCTACAAGCGCCGCAACCGCAGCGACCTCGCCCTGGTGGTCCTGGGCGAGCAGGTCAGCGAGTTGCCCGCGCACCCCGACGTAGTACGCACCGGCTTCGTGGACGAGGCCACCCGTCGCGGGGCGCTTACCGGCGCCCTGGCTGCCGTCGTGCCGTCCTATTTCGAGAGCTTCTCGATGGTGCTCACCGAGGCATGGGCCGAACGCAAGGCCGCGTTGGTGCAAGGCCGCTGCGCCGTGCTCGCCGGCCAAGCCCGGCGCAGCGGGGGCGCCATCCCGTACGGGGGCTTCGCCGAGTTCGAGGTGGCTGTCGACGCCATCGTCTCCGACCGGGCCCTCGCTCAGGCGCTGGGTGAGGCGGGGCGGCGCTACGTCGAGGAGCGTTACCGGTGGGACGACGTGCTCGACCGATACGAGCGCCAGCTCCGGCTGGTCATGGACAGCCGCCTGGCAGGATAG